The sequence TTATCAAGCTTAAATAATTACGACGATGCAAACCCGATCCATATAGCCCCTTGTTCGCGATCGCGCCGATTCCAATCAGCAAAATTAAAAAGATAAAATATTGATTTTGCGTCCAAGGAGAGTCTATAAACGTTCCATATACTAATGCTATATTCCAAGCCAAGGTAAGAGCAATAGTATCAAAAGACATCAAGGTTGCAACTCGCAGCAATCTGATTAATAGTCCTCTTTGAAGTCTAGTACCTCTAGCAGACCTCAAATCTAATTTATAGTTTTTAACAGGTAAAGTTCTGAATTCCACAATATCTATGACCTTGATATATCGTTAACTTGGTAGAAAAAATAGAACTGAACTTCTAGAAAATTTAAATATCTTTTAAGTACTTAATTACAGTCATTAGAGAACACAAAACTAATTATCAGCTTTAATTAGGAACCGCACAGTTATGAAATATATGTGTTGATAACTGTAATAATATTTACTGCAAAGATATAAGAATAGAAACTATGCAGAAATTTCATATTTGTTAGGTTGAGATAACATCTTTATCAACCATTCACCCTCTAAAAAGCATGATATTTCGGCAACAGAATCTATCAATGTATAGACTGGAAGTTTATCAAAACTAGCTTGTATAAGCTTGACCTCTTCTATTTTTTTCATTCAAACACCCCATTTTTTAACTTAAATAATTCAGTAACGTCAATACTATTAATACTGGTTATTGAATCATCAATAGTGAATATTTTTACCTTTTTCCTAACACTAAATTTTGGTATTAGAAAAAAATCAAGGCTCCTCAGAGTATTGAGTGGATTCAATACATATGTCAATCTAGTTACCTAAATAGCTAGATAAGTACAAATAATCCAGTTGGATTCAGAAACACCGCAACAGGTTTTAAGAAAATTATGCCTACAAAACTTGAAAAAAATATTTTGCCTATATCAATGGAACAACCATTCTATGATGTTAAAATCTACCCTTTTGAACAATGACACTGGTTGTTCAAAGAGGATTATTACATTCAAAGAAAGAGGTATCCCGTCAGTTAAACTATTTTCAATACTTACGGATTTATAGCTTGAATGATTTTAAATCATTACCTATTCTCAACTCTTAATAAAAATACTTGGGAGTTGATTGCTAATTAATCACCGAAAGCGCTACACCCTGCAAAGATTTTTGATTTCCAGCAAGCACATATGTAACACAGCTTAAAGCTTTCTGTTACAGAAGTAATAATTGAATACTTCAAACAAAGTGTATTATCACTAATTGCTTGAGTATCATTTCTTACTGGACTGACTAAGGGAATATTAACACCAGCTGTATCCTTTTACAACTGATTTATGCTTCTTTATAAAGTCTTCATATCAATTCTGTATATCGGTTGCGGTTAACAAGTGGTAAAAAATTTTCCGTTGCTTGTAAATTTTCTCAAATTGGTACTTTTATAATATGAATAATTTCAACTATTTAAAGAGCTTTGTGTGGCTTATATGTAGTTAAATATAGCTTAATTTTATATTATAAATTTATAGACTTGATTAGCATCCTATAGTAGTATTGACCATCCAAAGTGATGTAAATCATAGTAATTACAATTTTATGCATATTCATTTAACAAGAAATAGTATATGTGTAGATTGCTGTAATCCAAATATTTTAATAACCAGATAGGCATTTAAAACTAACAGCTACCACAGTTGTTTTCTACAACTTAGAACAATCCTTTACTTGCGTACTCTATCAATTTTTATTTCTCAGCTAAAAAAAGTATGCGAATTTTCATCGTTTAATTAATGTAAAATTTATTACTGCCAGAGAAAAATATCTTGAGTATCACTAAATGACCATTTGTTTATTGAAAAGCTGCTCTATGTAGTGGAGATACCGATCTGCTTAGGATAAAGAGAACAAAGCAGCGAGAAAAACCTTCTGTTTCGAGGGTTTTAGGCAGAATGGCAGACTTGTTTGCCCCTAACTTGTGTACTACTCCTCTCCCACTCTCACAACTATAGATAATCTTCTAAGCGCACAAGAGTAGTTGTAACCTTAATTTATTAGAATAACTATTTCTTCTCGATATGATTAGACTTAACAAACACCATTTACAAATAATCAACAACCATGCCGAAAGCGCTTATCCAGATGAATGTTGCGGTGTAGTATTAGGCAGTATATCTTGCGATAGTAAAATTGTAGTTGAAGTCATTCCTACCCAAAACGCTTGGGATTCATACGCAGCAGATGATTTTTCTGGCAGTGACTCAGATCGCAGCAAAAAACGCAGATATACTATAGCGCCCCGAGAAATGTTGCAGCTACAGAAAACTGCCAGAGAACGCAATCTTGATATAATCGGCATTTTTCATTCCCATCCCGATTATCCAGCCATACCTTCAGAATTTGACCGTAAATACGCTTGGCAAGAATATTCATATATCATCGTTTCCGTACAAAAAGGTCAACCAACTGACGTTTTTAGTTGGGTGCTTGATGATAATTCTCAGTTTCAGCAGGAAGAAATTAGAGTTGAGGAGAAAGTGTAGAGGGAAGAGGGAGTGAGCGAGTGAGGGAGGGAGCAAGAAACAATTCCTATCTACCTCTAATTATTCGTAGCAGTTACCAATTACCAATGCCCAATGCCCAATGCCCAATTCCCAATTCCCAAAAAATGCATTACGAATTACAAATTACTAATTACTAATTAACCCATTATTCGGTAGGATAAAAAGTCTGCTCCTCCAAGTCCCAATTTGTTATGCTCAATCCCAACTTGGATGAAATCCAACTGACGAAGGACGATTACGAACGCTATTCCCGCCACCTGATTCTACCTGAAGTTGGGTTGGAGGGACAAAAGCGTTTGAAGGCTGCTGCTGTTTTATGTATTGGTACTGGTGGACTGGGTTCGCCTTTACTGTTATATTTGGCTGCTGCTGGTATCGGAAGAATCGGTATTGTTGATTTTGATGTTGTCGATCATTCTAATTTGCAGCGTCAGGTGATTCACGGTACTTCTTGGGTGGGTAAACCCAAGATTGAATCTGCAAAAAACCGAATTCATGAAATTAACCCCGATTGTCAGGTTGATTTGTACGAAACTCGTTTGAGTAGCGAAAATGCTCTCGATATTCTCAAACCTTATGATGTTGTGGTGGATGGTACCGATAATTTCCCGACTCGGTATTTAGTAAACGATGCTTGCGTGTTATTAGATAAACCCAACGTTTACGGCTCAATTTTCCGTTTCGAGGGACAAGCTACGGTATTTAACTACGAAGGTGGTCCTAACTATCGCGATTTATACCCCGAGCCACCACCGCCGGGAATGGTTCCTTCCTGCGCTGAGGGTGGAGTTTTGGGCGTTTTATGTGGAATTATTGGTACCATTCAAGCAACCGAAACGGTAAAAATTATCATCGGTCAAGGTAACACCCTCAGCGGACGCTTGATGTTATACAATGCCCTTGATATGAGTTTCCGGGAATTGAAATTACGTCCCAATCCCGTGCGTCCGGTCATCGAAAAACTGATAGACTACGAACAGTTCTGCGGTATTCCTCAAGCAAAAGCACAAGAAGCGCAACAGCAAATGGATATTTCAGAAATGACTGTCGGGGATTTGAAAGAGTTAATAGATAGCGGTAAGGAAGATTATCTGCTGCTAGATGTTCGCAATCCCCACGAATACGAAATCGCTAAAATTCCCGGTTCCGTTTTAATTCCTTTAGGGGAAATTGAAAATGGTTCTGGTGTTGAAAAAGTAAAAGAAATGCTCAACGGGCATCGTCTCATAGCTCATTGTAAAATGGGCGGACGCTCCGCGAAAGCTTTAGGAATTCTCAAACAAGCTGGAATTGAAGGTACCAATGTTAAAGGTGGTATCACAGCTTGGAGTAAGGAAGTGGATTCTTCGATTCCGACTTATTAAGTTGTTAGTTGTTGGTAGTTAGTAGTTAGTAGTTAGTAGTAAATAAACAACTAACCACTAACCACTAACTTTTATACCAACTCATAAAATGGCTGTAAAGTTAGAAAATGTAGTTCCTTGGGGACGTTGTTTTGATGAGTACGTTAAGATGTTTGATTTAACATCAGACGAACTCAAGTTAAATATAGTTGATTGTGGCGGAGGACCTTCGAGTTTTAATCTTGAGATGATGCAACTCGGTGGTAAAGTTATATCCTGCGATCCTATCTATCAGTTTACTGTTGAAGAAATTCAAAGCCGCATTCAACAAACTTACTCCAAGATAATCGAAGGTGTTAAAGAAACTCCAGAAAAATTTGTTTGGAATGATATTGCTTCTCCTTCGGAGTTAGGAGAAGTCAGAATGGCTGCTATGCATAAATTTCTCGCTGACTTTCCTCAAGGTATTTTACAAAAACGCTACGTTAAATCAGAATTACCAAATCTTCCCTTCACTGATGGTAAATTCGATTTAGCATTATGCGCTCATTTTCTTTTTACTTATTCCAACATCCTATCAACCGATTTCCATGTTTCCTCAATTGTGGAAATGCGGCGAGTTGCTTCCGAGGTGCGAATCTTTCCCGTAGTAACTCAATTTAGTGGTGAAACTTCTCCCCATCTCGAAGCCGTAATCAATCAATTAACTGCTTGTGGATTGCAAGTTGAATTGAAGAAAGTTAATTACGAATTTCAGAAAGGTGGCAATCAAATGCTTTGGGTAAGGTAAATATTAGTTTTAGTTGATTTTTAGCAGTTAACTATTTATAAAATAGACCATATATAGGCGCACGTATTCCCATTATATTTTTATAATATCATCAATAGTTACATTTGATCAAAAAATAAAATTATTTCTTGTAATGGCATGTGAGGGCTGCGATATTTGTAGGGTGCTGTGACGGCTAAAATAAATTATCGAGCATAATCAAACAATTTACATAATGCCGTCACGCACCATCTTTTTCCCAATTGCTGCGTGACGGTAAATTCAAATTTTTTTGTTACCTTAATAGATTTTCATAACCGTCACAGCAACGGCAGTTTTGCGGAAAGATAATCTGCATCGCCAACAGCCTCCCCTATAAATAAATGGTTAAATTATGATTTTTGTTTAAATACAAATTAATTCATAATTTTCTATTATTACGCATTCATTATCAATTACTAACTACCAATTACCAATCTTATCTTTCCATGTATTATCAATTTGAGTATTTTCATTAATTTTGATATTTCCAGCAGAGCTAATTTTACTAAAATTAACCCCTTTTAAATTAGCGTCTTCTAAATTAGCTTCCGTCAAATCAGCATAATCTAGTTTGCAGTTTTCTAAATTCGCACCTTTTAAACTAGCTTTGACAAAAGAACAGTGACTTAAATCTAAACCTGATAAATTAGCATTTTCTAAATTAGCTTCATTAAATCTGACAAGTTTTAAATTAATTAGATTAATTAAACTAAAATCTACTTCTCTTAAATCGGTTTCTGATAAATTTGCATTTTGAAAGTTTACCTCTTCAGTTAAAGGTTCTTCATAACTTCCAGCAAAAAAATTATATAGACGCAACGAACCTGAAAAATTCGCTTTACTAAAATTAGCTCCGTTTATACTACCGAGAGTAAATCTTGCTTCCTGGAAATTAGCATTAGTACAGTTAGAATTTTCAAAATGTACCCATTCACCACCAAAACCTGCTCGACTAAAATCTGCATTTATACAGCTTGTATTATCAAAATAACCTTCGTCAAACCGGGTATCGCTTAAATTAGCACCATTCAAATAAGCTCCATCCAAAAAAGCAAATTCAGAACCACTTAAGTCAGCATTTTTTAGGTTAGCATTGCTAAAATCAAAATTATATAAATTTGCTTGACTGAGATTTGCTCCTTCAAGATTAGCACCGTTTAATTTAATTCTTGAATCTTCATCGCAATCGTCTGTAAAATGAATCTCAATACCGCTAAGATTAACAGCTCTTAAATCACGATTTTCTCCACCTAAATTAATAAATTCCCATAACAATCTATATTTAATATCAATTTCAGTGCTTTCATCAATTTTACTTCCTTCTAAAACCACACCTTTGAGATTAGCACCGGTTAAATTAGTTCCTTCAAGATTAGCTTCTGCAAAATCAACATAAGCTAAATTACAGTTTTCTAAATTCGCACCTTTTAAATTAGCTTTAACAAAAGAACAGTGACTTAAATCTAAACCTGATAAATTCGCATTTTCTAAATTAACTTCGTTAAATATAGATCCCTTCCAATTAATCAATTGAAGCGTTTCTGCTATATCGTGAACGACTTCATGAATCTTGAATCCAGATAAATCTGTCTGAGAAAAATTGGTATCTTGAAAATTAACAGGTTTGGTAACTTCATGTTCGTTCATCAAACCCAAAAATTCAATTAAATCACTCGCACGTGTAAAATTAGCACCTGCAAAATTAGCACCGCTGAGAATCCCTCCAGTTAATGATGCTTCAGTAAAATTAGCATTTCTACAATCAGCATTTTCCAAATCTATAAATTCACCATCAAAACAAGCTCTACTAAAATTTGCATTTACACAGACAGCATTTTTTAAACGAGCTTCATCATGAAATGTATCGCTTAAATTTGCATTTTCTAAACAAGAATTATCTAAATAAAGGGGACAACTAGAACCAGATAAATTTGTATTCTTCAGATTAGCGTTTCTACAGATAAAGTTAGATAAATTGGATTGACTTAAATTAGCATTTTCTAAATTAGCGTTAGTTAAATTAACTTCATCGAGTAAGAGGTTAGTAATTTGAATATTGCTCAAATCAACACCTTGTAAATCTCTATTTTCTCCACCTGAATTAATCAATTCCCAGAATAATCGCCATTTTGATTCTATTTGAGTCGTTTCATCAATTTTACTTCCTTCTAAAATACAATCTTGAAAATGAACACCGATTAAATTTGCTCCAACTAAATTAGTTTTGCTAAGATTGCAATTACTTAAGTCAGCATTTCTAAAATTCAGGTTACTTAAATCTAAACCTTGTAAATGTTCCTGTTTATTTAATCCTTCTTTTTCAAATTCTGCTAATACATTTTCTACCTGTTTATTCTTAATCTCATTAACAATAGATTGTCTATCGGATAAAGATACTTCTAATAAAGATTGATGCTCGCTTTTTGCAATTCTATATCCCTTATTTTGCTTTGATTTGACTAAATAATTAAATATCCTTTCCGCTTCTTCAAAAGTAACGGGACTTTCCGTTTTTGTCCCCGTTTTCAACTTGCTTCCCTTTCTCCCATAAGCAAAGTTCACCAGACAAGACTCCCAACCCTGGTAAACCATTTCAACCTCGTACACCTTATCCGATGTTTCGTCTTGATAGGAAAGAGTGATTTTTGGAATATACATATTTTGACACCTATCTATATAGTACTAATGTACTTAGTGCGTTTATAAGCGTCAATAGTAAATAGAAAAATAGCAGAATTACTGATGTAGCGAGCAATTCACCGTAATTTATGATTTATAACCATTACCCATTACCAAACTTCAATTGGAGATGTAGCAACACGAAATTAGCTGAGGACATTAATCAAGACCCAAATCTATGATTAGTAAACCTTTGACCTTTAACCTTTGTCAATCATCATAACTAAAATTCAAAGCTACAAAATCATTAGAATTAAGAGCTTGACACAATACTTCCTTTCTTCTGGAACGTTCATCTCTAACACACCTTACCTGACGTTTAAAAGCTTGTAAATTATTTTTATATCTACCGGGATCTATGCGAAGTCGTCTGCGAAATTGTCCCCAAGTGACATCAAGAATTTTATCGCCGCAAGCCATTTCAACTTCCCCGCGCTCAATATCAACATCACCGACATCAAATTCAACTTCAGCATCTTCGATTTCAAGAATAGTGCAAGCTTCCATAGTGGTGCGGTTTCCGCAAGCAGATAAAGTTGCGATCGCGCTAAGTGTAAAACCGGTTGTACAGATGATTGATAATATTTTCATATTTGTAATTAAACTAAGAGGATGTTTGGAAAGTATAGTTTTTAGCCCAATTTTCGGATTATCCCCCCTTCCCCCCTTAAAAAGGGGGGTAACGGCTCCCCCTTTTTAAGGGGGATTTAGGGGGATCTTAAGATAACATCGTTTTATTTATGACTTCCTAAACATCCTCTAAGATTTATCTAGAGATAAGGCAATAATAGTCATTGCGACGTAA comes from Rivularia sp. PCC 7116 and encodes:
- a CDS encoding Mov34/MPN/PAD-1 family protein codes for the protein MIRLNKHHLQIINNHAESAYPDECCGVVLGSISCDSKIVVEVIPTQNAWDSYAADDFSGSDSDRSKKRRYTIAPREMLQLQKTARERNLDIIGIFHSHPDYPAIPSEFDRKYAWQEYSYIIVSVQKGQPTDVFSWVLDDNSQFQQEEIRVEEKV
- the moeB gene encoding molybdopterin-synthase adenylyltransferase MoeB gives rise to the protein MLNPNLDEIQLTKDDYERYSRHLILPEVGLEGQKRLKAAAVLCIGTGGLGSPLLLYLAAAGIGRIGIVDFDVVDHSNLQRQVIHGTSWVGKPKIESAKNRIHEINPDCQVDLYETRLSSENALDILKPYDVVVDGTDNFPTRYLVNDACVLLDKPNVYGSIFRFEGQATVFNYEGGPNYRDLYPEPPPPGMVPSCAEGGVLGVLCGIIGTIQATETVKIIIGQGNTLSGRLMLYNALDMSFRELKLRPNPVRPVIEKLIDYEQFCGIPQAKAQEAQQQMDISEMTVGDLKELIDSGKEDYLLLDVRNPHEYEIAKIPGSVLIPLGEIENGSGVEKVKEMLNGHRLIAHCKMGGRSAKALGILKQAGIEGTNVKGGITAWSKEVDSSIPTY
- a CDS encoding pentapeptide repeat-containing protein, giving the protein MYIPKITLSYQDETSDKVYEVEMVYQGWESCLVNFAYGRKGSKLKTGTKTESPVTFEEAERIFNYLVKSKQNKGYRIAKSEHQSLLEVSLSDRQSIVNEIKNKQVENVLAEFEKEGLNKQEHLQGLDLSNLNFRNADLSNCNLSKTNLVGANLIGVHFQDCILEGSKIDETTQIESKWRLFWELINSGGENRDLQGVDLSNIQITNLLLDEVNLTNANLENANLSQSNLSNFICRNANLKNTNLSGSSCPLYLDNSCLENANLSDTFHDEARLKNAVCVNANFSRACFDGEFIDLENADCRNANFTEASLTGGILSGANFAGANFTRASDLIEFLGLMNEHEVTKPVNFQDTNFSQTDLSGFKIHEVVHDIAETLQLINWKGSIFNEVNLENANLSGLDLSHCSFVKANLKGANLENCNLAYVDFAEANLEGTNLTGANLKGVVLEGSKIDESTEIDIKYRLLWEFINLGGENRDLRAVNLSGIEIHFTDDCDEDSRIKLNGANLEGANLSQANLYNFDFSNANLKNADLSGSEFAFLDGAYLNGANLSDTRFDEGYFDNTSCINADFSRAGFGGEWVHFENSNCTNANFQEARFTLGSINGANFSKANFSGSLRLYNFFAGSYEEPLTEEVNFQNANLSETDLREVDFSLINLINLKLVRFNEANLENANLSGLDLSHCSFVKASLKGANLENCKLDYADLTEANLEDANLKGVNFSKISSAGNIKINENTQIDNTWKDKIGNW